agagagagagagagagagagagagagagagagagagagggatagagggATAGAAGAGAGaatctcaaacgccgaagcggagaatAAGACACGAAAAAGAAGACAAGGAGAATAGGGCAAGGAGAATGAGGCAGAGATAGAAGTAAGGgcatgaaagcaaggagaagagtGAATGTAGGAAAAGACCAATTGAGACAGAAAGCTTGAGGAAGGAGAGAAACAAAGGAAAGAGGATCCTGGAGTTTTCAAACGTGCGTCTCCGGACGAAGGCTCGATACTTTACTCCCAAGAAGAGGGAGTTTGAAGGGTGGTAAGAGGGTGGGGCGGGGGAGGATTGGGGACgaggagggatggggaaggggcgtagggcagcccggaaaggaaggaggactgcactagctcggggccccgtgctcgccatgcacgtatccacaaaaagaGTTGTCGACCCCCTGGAGGGATGATTCATTAAGTGTAATACCAGCTGCCAACATCAGTGTAATGTGGAGGGACAACAGCGTCCATCTTCTAAACATAATGCAGAAGGTGACCGGGGGATAACTGTGTGGAACGTAGGTGTACACTCTGAACAAGGCCTCCAACAAAGAGAGTTCGTGAAAGGACACAAAGCACAACACACACTTACTTGATTTGCAGAATGGACATGCAGCAAGTGATACCTAACTTCCTTTATACTAATGCTATATAGGGTACGCATCAGCGAGTTCCAAAATTGTTCGCATTAGTCAACATTAGAAGATTAAATTAATCACAAATTTTTTGTACCTCAGTGACCAACAAGTAAATCTGTGCAGGAGAGTATGCACATATTTCTCACTAGCACTGCTACTATCCTTGCAATAGAAACTGCAGCGGCTTACAGCATCATCATGAACCTTGGAAGAGCTTGTAATCTGCACATGAACTGTCTATGTTCACGGAAAATTTGTATATCGTATTATGGACTCTCAGGCTATTTGCTATAACCAAGTATTTCTTAACATTTGCCTTTTGAAAGGCAAGTAACAAAAACTTCGTTGTGTATCTATACTTTTTTACCCACTTCGATCAATAATGTAAAATAATTGTACTTGGTGCATGTTACCGTGATGTTATAGGAAGACCTGTTATTGGCTTGAATGTGCTCTGTGTATaaattgctgaaaaaaaaaatgttttccgaaACCTACACGTTTGAGAACGTGTGTGAGTTATGTGGTAGGGGGCAGGAAATGAAAGAATAAGctttatgaattaaaaaaaaaaaaactccgaatCAGAAACAAAATTAAGGCAGTCAGCTCGAAAGTGACACGTTATCCCATTACAAATTGATCTTCGATATAATTTTTGCTAATTTTGTATCTCAGTCGAAAAATAACTTTACGTCCGTTACTTGTCATGAAACAGTTTACCCTTCAGTATCTCCAAAGGTAGAGACTATACGTTCTTAGCAGCATGTATTGTGCTTGATTTCTCTTTTTTCGAAGACGTTCACCATTTCGTTTCAGGATAGTGACGAGAACGCCTATTCGTAAAATACTCAAATTCTCATGAAAATACCGTTTCACTTTCCATGAAGACGCCTGAGCTGGAAAATACATTGTCGAAAAATAGTACACattgaaagacgacgtcgatttttatCCGATGACGGCTTATGCCACTTGGGAgaaagtagatgtactgataatggtttcaacgtcatccACCAATAGATGACGTAGTGGCATTACGACCGGAGCGTTAACTGTGCCTACCCTTAAATGGAGAATGCTCACAACCAGGAGGCTCAGTGTGGTTCGTAATTGTAAAGAAAGTGGGGAACCATCCACGGAGACCCACACGTACTTCCTACAGCCAACGGAGCGAGTTTGAAAGTGGCCAAATTGTGgctttccgagtggcgggatgttACCTTTGGAGAACTGCCACTCAAGACGGGCGTGCTGCATCAGCTGTGTAATGATGCTGCTATCAGTGGTCacctgaacattctcacacctgtagacgaggttctggacgtccacgcagctcAGATACCTGCCAAGATAGTTGTACTattagggcagcagtggcagatcgtatagCTACCATAGCATGGATGAGTGGTgtggtggttaatgtttaacgtcccgtcgacaacgaggtcattagagacggagcgcaagctcgggttagggaaggattgggaaggaaatcggccgtgccctttcaaaggaaccatcccggcatttgcctgaaacgatttagagaaatcacggaaaacctaatcagaatgaccggagacgggattgaaccgtcgtcctcccgaatgcgagtccagtgtgctaaccactgcgccacctcgctcggtagcatggATGAGAAGGCCTAcatgtgtcaacatgaactgttgcgaaccagctattagcagtgggactaaagGCGCGCACATCTGTAGCCTATCTTCCACTGACGCCAAAGCATCgaagtgcacggctcgactggtgtcggCAGAAGATCACTTGGTAGATAGAATGGTACGCCATGGCCTTTAGAGATGAAATCAGATTTTGCCTGACACACGCGATGGTCGTTTGCGCCTACGACGTAGACTTGGTGAGCACTATCTCGTAGAGTGTatccgtccaagacacactggccacgCTCCAGGATTTATTGTATGGGGTGCGCCAAGTGACAACTAACGTTCAACTTTGGTGTTTcttgaggggacgctaaccagcgctcggtacgtggaGAATGTGGTTAGAACCATTTttctgccattcttgcaacaggaaggtgatgtgttgttccaacaggataacgatcgcccacacACTGACCTTGAAACTCAATGTGATCTGCACGACGTGCAACAACTTTCCTGGCCAACACGATCTCTGAAATTGTCTCCAtttagcacgtgtgggatatggtggGACGAGATGCGACACTTGCAACTCCTCAACTAATTACTCTTACAGAGCTTTGTGAACAGATCGAGCAGGGGTAGAATAACGTATCACACGGCAGTATCCACCATCTGCACGATTGACtgcatgccagagtcagcgcctgcactggTTATACCATGTTCTAATATGATTGTTTCAGCATGGGCTTATACCTGGTACTTCAGAATCGCTTCCGCTATTGACCTGTTAATGTACTCGTTTAATCTACTCCACTTGCACTATTGCGGCAATAAATCTTGAGTGGACTGGCAACCTCTAAAAgggagaactacactactggccattgaaattgctacaccaagaagaaatgcagatgataaacgggtattcattggagaaatatattatacaagaactgacatgtgattacattttcacgcaatttgggtgtatagatcctgagaaatcagtacccagaacaaccacctctggccgtaataactgccttgacacgcctgggaattgcgtcaaacagagcttggatggcgtgtacaggtacagctgcccatgcagcttcaacacgataccacacttcatcaagagtagtgactggcgtattgtgacgagccagttgctcggccaccattgaccagacgttttaaattggtgagagatctggagaatgtgctggccagggcagcagtcgaacattttctgtatccagaaaggcccgtacaggacctgcaacatgcagtcgtgcattatcttgctgaaatgtagggtttcgcagggatcgaatgaagggtagagccacggatcgtaacacatctgaaatgtaatgtccactgttcaaagtgcagtcggcaccccataccatcacgccgggtgatacgccagtatggcgatgacgaattcacgcttccaatgtgcgttcaccgcgatatcgccaaacacggatgcgaccatcatgaggctgtaaacaggatttcccgaaaaaattacgttttgccattcgtgcatccagaatcgtcgttgagtacaccatcgcaggcgctcctgtctgtgatgcagcgtcatgggtaaccgcagccttggtctccgagctgatagtccatgctgctgcaaacgtcgtcgaactgttcgtgcagatggttattgtcttgcaaacgtccccatctgctgactcaggcatcgagacgtggctgcactatccgttacagccaagcggataagatgccggtcatctcgactgctagtgatacgaggcctttgggatccagcacagcgttccgtattatcatcctgaacccaccgcttccatattctgctaacagtcattggatctcaaccaacgcgagaggcaatgtcgcgatacgataagccgcaatcgcgataggctacaatgcgacctttatcaaagtcggaaacgtggtggtacgcatgtctcctccttacacgaggcatcacaacaacgtttcaccagacaacgctgttcaactgctgtttgtgtatgagaaatcggttagaaaatttcctcatgtcagcacgttgtaggtgtcgccaccggcgccaaccttgtgtgaatgctctgaaaaggtaattatgtgcttatcacagcatcttcttcctgtcggttaaatttcgcgtctgtagcacgtcatcttcgtggtgtagcaattttaatggccagaagtgtatttttTTTACATCAATGTATGTGTCTGAAAATTGTCATTATGAAAAAGAATGAAAGGTTTTCGAGTTTCCAAACTTTATCAACAGCTTAAGAGTATCTTACATCCCACGCTGTATCGTTTCTTGATGAAAAGTCAATTGCAGTTTCATACTGACTGCTATAAATGTTGCTCTTCGTGATGATATTGATTCTGCATGTGTCACCATGTTGGATCTAGCACGTGTTTCTTCGACACTCGACTCTGTAAAATGTGTCACAGCATCGCAAAGACTTGGACACATGCTCGTATAATTATCGATCAGAATATTACGACAGTCTAGGGAACACTATTTaaccgaaaaaaaaaattatattccagAAACGCACAAGGCTGCTCGCTGTAAATCGGGATACTGTACGTGAGGGAATTCTAGTAGTACATGAGTAATCCTAATTGAGCTTCTGCGGTGGTTCATAATAATAAAAAGCATCGCTACGTGTTATAtgttaataatgatgataatacagCTAGACTGAAGGGTTTCCACCAGCTTCAAAGACATGTATATCGCTTACGTTACTAGCCTATGTTTCTCACGGTGACCAGCGTATTGAGGTGTTGCGGGGAGACTTCAGAAATTGAGTTAACCATGTCTTCCTACGCTAATTGCGCAGCAAGAATGACGCGTAGTTAAAAGGTAGCACATGTTCCTGGTttcttgcagacacagttctgctgcgctaAGAATTTTGCGCTCGAGCATCTGAATTATTTTGCTAATCATATGCCCCTGTGCTGTTACATCAATTCTGATTTATAGCTAAAGAAAAACTGTCTTCCTTCATTTTACAGGTGGGCAGAGCAATGACATTGGTTACGTTTCAGTCCGTGATGAGGAGGTCTTGCTTAGGCCCTGCCACCTGAGCGCTTCTGACGAAAACTGTTACGAGGTCTACGAATCGATAACCTCAGTTCTGCATGGAGGCAGGGCCAGTGACTGCTTTCATTTGAATATCACCAGCAACTCTACATCCGGCATGGTGATGTACTGCACCTGTTACTGTGACAGTCACCTCTACGGCGGTCCTGTACAGTACAACCAGTCGTGGCCCATAGAGTACGACGTGTACGACCACTACTCGTATGTTACTAAACAGGAAGACAACGTCGGCATTGCCGAGAGGTACTGGTTGTTCTCTGATGGCACCTACATCTACGTTCCGCCGTACGTCCCGCTTTTTATCGATCAAAATACAAACGAGTCAGAGGATTCGCTGTGCCTAATCGCGGAGAACAAACCTCCTTATCCCGTGGACCGGAAGGacatggtaatggagctgtacgtGTGTGATTTTGACGATGCCCAAGAAGCCCACGAGGATGCTGTGGAAAACTTCCTAGGTAAGCCTTCAGGCATCCCAGACGAGCGAATGGTCACGTACCCCATTTGGTCGACTTGGGCGCGGTACAAGAGGGACATTGATGAGGCGACAGTGAGGGAGTTTGCGTCAGAGATACTCTCCCACGGTTTCAACAACAGCCAGATAGAGATCGACGACATGTGGGAGATATGTTACGGTAGTCTGACATTCGACTCTGAAAAATTCCCAAACATCACGGATCTCGTCGACGACCTACACGCGCTGGGATTCCGGGTCACGCTTTGGGTGCATCCGTTTGTGAACTTGGACTGCGAACCTTACCACACCGAGGCTCTCGACAGTGGTTACTTCGTGAATAACACTGATGGCTACACCAACACGACCTGGTGGAATGGAGAAGCTGGTATCATCGACTTCACCAATCCCGAAGCAGCGGCCTGGTGGGCGGGACGCCTACGGGTGAGTATGAGTTTGAAGTCTTTGCCAGAATATTTTTTGACAATATTGTGCTGCAGTGCCCCTGGAAACAGAACTAGTTAACTGTAGAGTATTTCAGCTTAATCATCAATACAATTTTTTATAGTAGGAAGTGAGAGTAACTCGTGGTGTCCCGTAAGAGAAAGAAGCTAATGCGGATAAAACAATATGCCTGTAATTACACCACATGCTGACGACACGTGGTCGTTGTAGAAAATAACGCACTTAGATGTGATCTCATATTTGAACATATCCCCTGAATTTTGTTTTGGTGATCTCATATCGTCTCATACATCGAAATTACTTCATATGGTCTCATACATCGAAATCAGTCAtgcactttcattctttccaccaGTGTAGAGAGATCATCTGGTACATAACGTTGATATTCGGTTCTACATCAAGTAACTCATCGGCTTTCGTGCTGTATCTGACAGCTTAGCCTGCTCGATAATACTTAATacgttattttctcctttcatgctaACTTGGCTGCGATCTTTTCTGGGGCAATGACAGTAAGCAGTTCAGTGGAGGAACGCTAAAAACAATAAAGTTGTACAGAGAAAACATGTTTAAGAAATGTAACCGTGAAGAAATTGAAGATAACGGAGAAATGTTTCTATTTGTTTAAAAACGTATAGGGAAAGAAAGATATAAAGCGACATGT
This sequence is a window from Schistocerca serialis cubense isolate TAMUIC-IGC-003099 chromosome 7, iqSchSeri2.2, whole genome shotgun sequence. Protein-coding genes within it:
- the LOC126413184 gene encoding myogenesis-regulating glycosidase-like, giving the protein MVMYCTCYCDSHLYGGPVQYNQSWPIEYDVYDHYSYVTKQEDNVGIAERYWLFSDGTYIYVPPYVPLFIDQNTNESEDSLCLIAENKPPYPVDRKDMVMELYVCDFDDAQEAHEDAVENFLGKPSGIPDERMVTYPIWSTWARYKRDIDEATVREFASEILSHGFNNSQIEIDDMWEICYGSLTFDSEKFPNITDLVDDLHALGFRVTLWVHPFVNLDCEPYHTEALDSGYFVNNTDGYTNTTWWNGEAGIIDFTNPEAAAWWAGRLRALRNETGIDSFKFDAGETSWLPQLPDIEPRRLNPVQFSADYLQTASQFGSMIEVRVGQQSQYLPAFVRMLDKDSRWGFDNGLASLVTTLLQMNMVGYPFVLPDMVGGNGYGSDVLTKELFIRWLQATVFMPAIQFSYAPWDFDDEALEICRNLTELHTQYAPRILELMQKAVEDGTPVNLPLWWLDPTDSTAQTIDSEFLLGEDLLVAPVLEEGAMSRDIYLPAGSWRDEVDPEHPTVDGPAWLANYSAPLSVLPYFTRVDSA